One window of the Shewanella litorisediminis genome contains the following:
- a CDS encoding DUF2726 domain-containing protein: MHFLKSLKAIAANRYDVLYGASLVNVVDLDDSVRNHEEVQDFMEHCHLDYVVVDNESSAVKLVVSDPATSSPEQMKFVEKCLDYIGVQLIKLDKDKHCDEALLRNALAA, translated from the coding sequence ATGCACTTTCTGAAAAGCTTAAAGGCCATCGCCGCCAACCGCTACGATGTCCTTTACGGAGCCTCACTGGTGAATGTAGTCGACCTTGATGACTCCGTCAGGAACCACGAAGAGGTGCAGGACTTTATGGAGCACTGCCACCTGGATTACGTGGTCGTCGACAACGAATCTTCTGCGGTCAAACTCGTGGTGAGCGACCCTGCAACCAGCTCTCCCGAGCAGATGAAGTTTGTTGAAAAATGTTTGGATTACATAGGTGTACAGCTGATTAAGCTGGACAAAGACAAGCATTGCGACGAAGCCTTGCTGCGCAACGCACTCGCCGCCTGA
- the nrfD gene encoding cytochrome c nitrite reductase subunit NrfD, with amino-acid sequence MSAFHFEGLVWHWPIAIYLFLAGLSAGAVFFAIMLKHFKLYHEAWHSPFVQAAAIIAPVAVFGGLGILVFDLTRPLDFWKILVFYNTTSVMSMGVLVLMAYQVVLFAWIACIFQRRISQLLGKRLPIVQRLLNWLVLQEAAITGILVILAISLGAYTGFLLSALIGFPLLNNPVLPLLFLISGLSSGAAATLLGGVLLRGNPNGVEVRFIHGIEIPLILVEIGLLFTFFVGLILSGGQSQVAALNALGFGFWGWIFWAGVVGMGLTLPLAFNLWMKVSADRKFAYVAVTASFSLLGVFLLRNFILYTGQMTGT; translated from the coding sequence ATGAGTGCTTTTCATTTCGAAGGCCTGGTATGGCATTGGCCTATCGCCATATACCTCTTCCTCGCAGGATTGTCTGCCGGGGCGGTATTTTTCGCCATCATGCTGAAACACTTCAAGTTATACCATGAGGCATGGCATTCGCCTTTCGTGCAGGCGGCGGCCATCATAGCCCCGGTCGCCGTGTTTGGTGGCCTTGGGATCCTGGTATTCGACCTCACCCGGCCACTGGATTTCTGGAAGATTCTGGTGTTCTACAACACCACCTCTGTGATGTCCATGGGGGTGCTGGTGCTGATGGCCTACCAGGTGGTGCTGTTTGCCTGGATAGCCTGCATCTTCCAGCGCCGCATCAGCCAGTTGCTGGGCAAACGCCTGCCTATCGTCCAGCGGCTGCTCAATTGGCTGGTTCTGCAGGAAGCGGCTATCACCGGTATTCTGGTGATCCTCGCCATCTCCCTTGGAGCCTATACCGGTTTCCTGCTGTCGGCACTGATTGGCTTCCCGCTGCTCAATAACCCGGTACTGCCGTTGCTGTTTTTGATCTCAGGGCTCTCCTCCGGCGCCGCCGCGACCCTGCTGGGGGGTGTGCTGCTCAGGGGCAATCCCAATGGCGTCGAAGTGCGTTTTATCCACGGCATAGAGATCCCCCTCATACTGGTGGAAATCGGCCTGCTGTTCACCTTCTTCGTGGGATTAATCCTCTCTGGGGGGCAGAGCCAGGTTGCCGCGCTCAACGCACTGGGGTTTGGCTTCTGGGGTTGGATCTTCTGGGCCGGCGTGGTCGGCATGGGCCTTACCCTGCCGCTGGCCTTTAACCTGTGGATGAAGGTCTCGGCGGACAGAAAGTTCGCCTATGTGGCGGTCACTGCCAGTTTCAGCCTGTTAGGGGTGTTCTTGCTGCGCAACTTTATCCTCTACACCGGCCAGATGACGGGGACCTGA
- a CDS encoding ABC transporter transmembrane domain-containing protein, with protein MGSFLRPYKLRVIAALICLLIGSLAWLALGQGVKLIVDEGFVAGNAARLNQLVWVLVGIAAISSSAVFCRFYLMSWLGERVSNDIRARVYDNLLTLPPAFYAKLRTGEVISRFTADSTLLQTVIGSSFSMALRSCVSVLGGIAMMAITSVKLTALVLVAVPAVLVPILIFGRKVRALSRDSQDRVADLGAYIDESLHEIHTVQSYTHEQVDRHRFAALLGKVLGSAGRRIQFRALLIAGVMFLTIAAIALMIWVGARDVMSGAISAGELSAFLFYALLVAGATATISEVIGDVQRASGAAERLKELSEAVSEVPLAQHPVALPAKLSGDIRIEGLSFNYPDSDLRALDNISVHIRPGEKVALVGESGAGKSTLFQLLGRFYAPDSGAIYLDGTDIANVDLQALRRAFALVPQESVIFADSVLENVRYGKVDAGLDEVKAACVAARAHEFIEAMPEGYHSYLGERGVKLSGGQKQRIAIARAILASRPVLLLDEATSALDAVSERYVKEALDTLICGRTSLIIAHRLATVINADRILVMDKGKIIAEGTHAELLEFSQQYREFASLQLLTEA; from the coding sequence ATGGGCAGTTTTTTACGCCCCTATAAGCTCAGGGTGATAGCAGCGCTCATCTGTCTGTTGATTGGTTCTCTTGCCTGGCTTGCGCTGGGGCAGGGGGTAAAGCTGATTGTGGACGAAGGCTTTGTGGCCGGAAACGCGGCGCGCCTCAATCAGTTGGTGTGGGTGCTGGTGGGCATAGCCGCCATCAGCTCCAGCGCCGTGTTTTGCCGTTTTTACTTAATGAGCTGGCTCGGGGAGCGGGTGAGCAACGATATCCGCGCACGGGTGTACGACAACCTCCTGACCCTGCCGCCGGCCTTTTATGCCAAGCTGCGCACCGGTGAAGTGATATCCCGCTTTACCGCCGACTCCACCTTGCTGCAAACCGTGATTGGCTCGAGTTTTTCCATGGCGCTGCGCTCCTGTGTGTCTGTGCTTGGCGGCATAGCCATGATGGCCATTACCAGCGTGAAACTCACGGCACTGGTGCTGGTGGCCGTGCCCGCGGTGTTGGTGCCCATTCTGATTTTTGGTCGCAAGGTGCGTGCCCTTTCCCGCGACAGTCAGGACAGGGTGGCGGATCTTGGCGCCTACATAGATGAGAGCCTGCACGAAATCCATACGGTGCAGTCTTACACCCACGAGCAGGTGGACAGACACAGGTTTGCCGCCTTGCTTGGCAAGGTGCTTGGCAGCGCCGGGCGCCGTATTCAGTTTCGGGCACTCTTGATTGCCGGGGTGATGTTTTTAACCATAGCCGCCATCGCCCTGATGATTTGGGTGGGCGCGCGGGATGTCATGAGCGGGGCCATCAGTGCCGGGGAACTCTCGGCCTTTTTGTTCTATGCCCTGCTGGTAGCGGGGGCGACGGCCACCATCAGCGAAGTGATAGGCGATGTGCAGCGCGCCAGCGGCGCCGCCGAACGCTTAAAAGAATTAAGCGAAGCCGTGAGTGAGGTGCCACTGGCCCAGCACCCGGTTGCACTGCCAGCCAAACTCAGCGGCGACATTCGTATCGAGGGCCTCAGTTTCAATTATCCCGACAGCGATTTAAGGGCACTGGATAATATCTCGGTGCATATTCGCCCCGGCGAAAAGGTGGCTCTGGTGGGGGAGAGCGGCGCCGGTAAGAGCACCCTGTTTCAACTGCTTGGGCGCTTTTATGCCCCCGACAGCGGCGCCATTTATTTGGACGGCACGGATATCGCCAATGTAGACCTGCAAGCGCTCAGGCGCGCTTTTGCCCTGGTGCCCCAGGAGTCGGTGATTTTTGCCGACTCTGTGCTGGAGAACGTCCGCTATGGCAAGGTAGATGCCGGCCTCGATGAGGTGAAGGCCGCCTGTGTGGCCGCCCGTGCCCACGAGTTTATCGAGGCCATGCCCGAGGGCTACCACAGCTATCTGGGTGAGCGCGGGGTAAAGCTCTCCGGCGGCCAAAAGCAGCGCATTGCCATCGCCCGGGCCATACTTGCCAGCCGCCCCGTACTCTTACTCGACGAAGCCACCAGTGCCCTGGATGCGGTGAGCGAACGTTATGTGAAAGAAGCGCTGGATACCCTTATCTGTGGTCGCACCAGCCTTATCATCGCCCATCGCCTGGCAACGGTTATCAATGCCGACCGGATCCTGGTGATGGACAAGGGAAAAATCATCGCCGAAGGCACCCATGCAGAGCTGTTGGAGTTCAGCCAGCAGTACCGTGAATTCGCCAGTTTGCAGCTGTTAACGGAAGCATGA
- a CDS encoding LysR family transcriptional regulator encodes MLKKVSRLDYFTLQVFIGLVELKSGSAVAERLRTTQSKVSRSLTCLREVLEDELFIRQQYGFEPNQVAVTIYPMVKTIVEQYDKIVAATIDRGAEPYQLSVATYEQWSLMAMNCVHNTCHCIEGGVSINIQPWTDKINQRLCQGKVDCSISTEPINHPMVNNFKLGDITHFFIVARRGHPILTSDDPLKQMFNYHIALVNTNLQEQEPHPIELYAKARKIDIRVALKSPSLRMLVDHVSHSEDIALLSSAMSMAYFENRNDVDYLDISKVWLQAADLGTESYYLHCHKGIKQELANCLRRVLTEKLTEMQAHCEQVAQARAPVDLPSL; translated from the coding sequence ATGCTGAAGAAAGTGAGCCGACTCGATTACTTTACCCTGCAGGTATTTATCGGACTGGTTGAACTTAAAAGCGGCAGTGCGGTGGCCGAGCGATTGCGTACCACTCAGTCCAAGGTGAGCCGCAGCCTGACCTGCCTGCGGGAGGTGCTGGAAGACGAACTCTTTATCCGTCAGCAATATGGCTTCGAACCCAATCAGGTGGCCGTCACCATCTATCCCATGGTCAAGACCATAGTGGAACAGTACGACAAGATAGTGGCCGCCACCATAGACAGGGGGGCTGAGCCCTATCAGCTCAGCGTCGCCACCTATGAGCAGTGGTCGCTGATGGCAATGAACTGCGTGCACAACACCTGTCACTGCATCGAGGGTGGGGTCAGCATCAATATTCAGCCCTGGACCGACAAAATCAACCAACGCCTGTGTCAGGGCAAGGTCGACTGCAGCATCTCCACCGAACCCATCAATCACCCCATGGTGAACAACTTTAAGCTGGGGGACATCACCCACTTCTTCATCGTCGCCCGCCGTGGCCATCCAATCTTAACCAGCGACGACCCCTTAAAGCAGATGTTCAACTACCATATCGCCCTGGTGAACACCAACCTGCAGGAGCAGGAGCCTCACCCCATAGAGCTGTATGCCAAAGCCAGAAAGATTGATATCCGCGTGGCCCTCAAGAGCCCGAGCCTGAGGATGCTGGTGGATCATGTCAGTCACAGCGAGGATATTGCCCTGCTCTCCTCGGCGATGTCGATGGCCTATTTCGAGAATCGCAACGATGTGGACTATCTGGATATCTCGAAGGTCTGGCTGCAAGCCGCAGACCTCGGGACAGAGAGCTACTATCTGCATTGCCACAAGGGGATAAAGCAAGAGCTGGCCAACTGCCTGCGCAGGGTGTTGACGGAGAAACTGACAGAGATGCAGGCCCATTGTGAACAGGTGGCCCAGGCTCGCGCGCCAGTTGACCTGCCGAGCCTTTAG
- a CDS encoding 4Fe-4S dicluster domain-containing protein produces the protein MQVSKRQFLKGVGALLTGVSVYGATRTLQADSLLQPEPESETKYAMVHDENACIGCNACVQACREVNHIPEGVTRVKIERKGPFGEYPNQSYRFSRVSCQHCEAAPCVRVCPTGAAYIDKETGIVAVNSDRCVGCQYCIAACPYQVRYIHPETRTADKCDFCQKSRLAQGLLPTCVEACPTKALTFGNLKDPESDLVKLLKAKPSYRAKVDLGTRPKLFHIQTIDGEIML, from the coding sequence ATGCAAGTTTCCAAACGCCAATTTCTTAAAGGGGTTGGGGCGCTACTGACCGGTGTCTCTGTGTATGGGGCCACCCGCACACTCCAGGCCGATTCCCTGCTTCAGCCCGAACCGGAAAGCGAGACCAAATACGCCATGGTGCATGATGAAAATGCCTGTATCGGCTGTAATGCCTGCGTTCAGGCCTGCCGTGAAGTCAATCATATTCCCGAGGGCGTCACCCGGGTGAAGATAGAACGCAAGGGGCCCTTTGGTGAGTATCCAAACCAGAGCTATCGCTTCAGCCGTGTATCCTGTCAGCACTGCGAAGCCGCGCCCTGTGTACGGGTCTGCCCCACAGGCGCCGCCTATATCGATAAAGAAACCGGCATAGTCGCGGTTAACAGCGACCGCTGCGTGGGTTGCCAGTATTGCATCGCCGCCTGTCCCTATCAGGTCAGGTATATCCACCCCGAGACCCGCACCGCCGATAAGTGCGATTTCTGTCAGAAGAGTCGCCTGGCCCAGGGATTACTGCCTACCTGTGTCGAGGCCTGCCCCACCAAGGCACTGACCTTCGGCAATCTCAAGGATCCCGAGTCGGATCTGGTCAAGCTGCTTAAAGCCAAGCCCAGTTACCGCGCCAAGGTGGATTTGGGCACCCGGCCCAAGCTGTTCCACATTCAAACCATAGATGGGGAGATAATGCTATGA
- a CDS encoding cytochrome c3 family protein — protein MCQITPCTALLASVLTLGLVGLAPSALAVDEQDSRSCIKCHKRNGQLDGIHASPGLAILCQDCHGPKGSHPKQGSTIMAFGLDSPFSAPERSAVCLTCHDHQALGEVEWTHNVHANRLGCDQCHRLHPEADPMLSLDTQQHSQLCVSCHKVEQ, from the coding sequence ATGTGTCAAATTACCCCTTGTACTGCGCTGCTGGCCAGCGTCCTGACTCTGGGCTTGGTGGGCCTGGCGCCCAGTGCCTTAGCCGTCGACGAGCAGGACAGCCGCAGCTGTATCAAGTGTCATAAACGCAATGGCCAACTCGATGGCATACATGCAAGCCCCGGCCTGGCCATTCTCTGCCAGGACTGTCACGGCCCCAAAGGCAGCCATCCCAAGCAGGGATCGACCATCATGGCTTTTGGGCTCGATAGCCCATTCTCCGCTCCGGAACGCAGCGCCGTCTGCCTGACCTGCCACGACCATCAGGCCCTGGGGGAGGTTGAATGGACCCACAATGTGCACGCCAACCGCCTTGGCTGTGACCAGTGCCATCGACTCCATCCCGAGGCAGACCCCATGTTGTCGCTGGATACGCAACAACATAGCCAGCTGTGCGTAAGCTGCCACAAAGTCGAACAATAG
- a CDS encoding LysR family transcriptional regulator codes for MNIPAPKVSRCLQHARMIFNDPLFIRKKHGLEPNEFTRQLYPLVKALVQCGEQLHQLESCHDLATSQVMVLYVSDLLIAELPQRLSGAINEAQLPMSYELRTGSVDLVEDLAQGLVDLAVVSECSDKALQDDRLNVTPLKELTHLYLLCSLKHPMLHQEISLANIANYPYLSAFGQLDKKAPDPFQRYCAQQRLNCHPAPVELGREGLEFNQLYRYLSDDKTVSLLPYSKVYEHSELLPGLHVCCLSGMDTARVYQDQPYPRLYMLSRSGRGGAYLDWLKQEIAQLIQQNVH; via the coding sequence ATGAATATACCCGCTCCCAAGGTCAGTCGCTGTTTACAACATGCGAGGATGATTTTTAACGATCCTTTGTTTATTCGTAAGAAGCACGGCCTCGAACCCAATGAATTTACCCGTCAACTCTACCCCCTGGTCAAAGCCCTGGTGCAGTGCGGTGAGCAGCTGCATCAGCTGGAGAGTTGCCACGATCTGGCCACGAGCCAGGTGATGGTGCTCTACGTGAGTGACCTCTTGATTGCCGAGCTGCCCCAACGCCTGAGCGGCGCCATCAATGAGGCGCAACTGCCCATGAGTTATGAGCTGCGGACCGGCTCTGTGGATCTGGTGGAAGATCTGGCGCAGGGGCTTGTTGATCTTGCTGTTGTCAGCGAATGCTCGGACAAGGCGCTGCAAGACGACAGACTGAACGTCACGCCCCTCAAGGAGTTGACCCATCTATATCTGCTCTGCTCCCTCAAGCATCCGATGCTGCACCAGGAGATAAGCCTTGCCAACATCGCCAATTATCCCTATCTGAGCGCCTTTGGACAGTTGGATAAAAAGGCCCCCGATCCGTTCCAGCGTTACTGTGCCCAGCAGCGGCTAAACTGCCATCCGGCACCGGTGGAGTTGGGGCGGGAAGGGCTGGAGTTCAATCAGTTGTATCGCTATCTGTCTGACGATAAGACAGTGAGTCTGCTGCCTTACAGTAAGGTGTACGAGCACAGTGAGCTGCTCCCCGGTCTGCACGTGTGCTGCCTGTCGGGTATGGATACTGCACGCGTTTATCAGGATCAGCCCTATCCCAGGCTCTATATGCTGAGCCGCAGTGGCCGTGGGGGCGCCTATCTCGATTGGTTGAAGCAGGAAATCGCCCAGCTTATCCAGCAGAACGTGCACTAG
- a CDS encoding ISAs1 family transposase encodes MNLLEHLETLPDPRKEINLKHNLVDVVFLTLSAVLSGATGWKSIQEFGEEQLDWLRQYRQFEYGIPRRHCIANIIKALDSELLLQTVFSWINEKRQSEGKSVIALDGKTMRGAWSDDVKNALHVVSAFDVSNGVTLYQDSSNTKGKEAEIARNVIDALALDNAIVTLDALHCQVATMSTITQRKGDFVIQVKSNQKALLEEVQASFRNLYDSKELETYEQSNTGHGRKECRTVMQTEAELSPDLKKKWPHIKSLIEVASERTVNGSTSCSSRWYVSSLPVDAEEAARTIRDHWAVENQLHWVLDVVFREDALKVSDPEGAKHLALFNRAALSAIKQHNGKKDSLAGKRRRAAWSPVFRSELLFG; translated from the coding sequence ATGAATCTTTTGGAACACCTTGAAACACTGCCCGATCCTCGTAAGGAAATCAATCTTAAACACAACTTGGTTGACGTAGTCTTCCTGACACTCTCTGCCGTACTCAGCGGTGCAACCGGCTGGAAGTCGATCCAGGAGTTCGGTGAAGAACAACTCGACTGGTTACGGCAGTACCGCCAGTTTGAGTATGGTATCCCCAGACGACACTGTATCGCCAACATTATCAAAGCCTTGGATAGTGAGCTTCTGCTGCAAACGGTGTTCAGCTGGATCAACGAGAAACGGCAGAGCGAAGGTAAGTCGGTCATCGCTCTTGACGGTAAAACGATGCGCGGTGCGTGGAGTGACGACGTTAAAAATGCACTTCATGTCGTCAGTGCGTTCGATGTCAGCAACGGTGTCACGCTTTATCAGGACAGTTCGAATACCAAAGGCAAAGAAGCCGAGATTGCCCGAAACGTGATTGATGCCTTGGCACTGGATAACGCAATTGTCACGCTCGACGCGTTGCACTGCCAGGTCGCCACCATGAGCACAATTACACAGCGCAAAGGCGATTTCGTGATCCAGGTGAAGTCCAATCAAAAAGCGCTGCTTGAGGAAGTGCAGGCGTCATTCCGTAACCTTTATGACTCAAAGGAACTGGAAACGTATGAACAGTCCAACACCGGTCATGGCCGCAAGGAGTGCAGGACCGTGATGCAAACTGAAGCCGAGTTGTCACCAGACCTGAAAAAGAAATGGCCCCATATAAAGTCACTGATAGAGGTCGCCAGCGAGCGGACTGTTAATGGTAGCACATCATGTTCGTCACGTTGGTACGTCAGCTCCCTGCCAGTGGACGCTGAGGAAGCAGCTCGCACAATCCGCGACCACTGGGCCGTTGAGAACCAACTGCACTGGGTGCTGGACGTTGTTTTTCGCGAGGATGCTTTGAAAGTGTCAGATCCAGAGGGTGCTAAACATTTGGCCCTATTCAACCGTGCGGCACTAAGTGCAATAAAACAGCACAATGGCAAGAAAGACAGCCTTGCAGGTAAGCGCCGGCGTGCAGCTTGGAGCCCTGTATTTCGTTCAGAGCTGCTCTTTGGCTAA
- a CDS encoding acetyl-CoA hydrolase/transferase family protein yields the protein MVPKYCATALEAVSLIDNDEFIWTHSMGATPRLLLEALAKHALTRTNLTLLQLHTEHAECLSGPELEGHLRHRCYFGGKPTRELLASARADYVPVFLSEVPKLFRRREQRIDTAIVQVSPPDKHGMCSLGISVEATRAACEVAGKIIAHINPRMPRTHGDSFLPLTRFDAVFEAPMELPEHALATTDAVSQAIGRNVAALVRDGDCLQMGIGGIPDAVLGCLGNHQHLGVHTELFSDGILSLVERGVVDNSRKRFATGKLVTGFALGSRRLYDFVDDNPQVAFLDIEQVNDTAIIRRNPQVMAINSALQVDVTGQVCADSIGTRIYSGVGGQMDFIRGAGLSEGGRSVIAMPSTAAGGKLSRISTVLSPGAGVVTTRAHVHYIVTEFGVAYMRGKSIRERARSLIDIAHPDFREALSRETHEMWGLLL from the coding sequence ATGGTCCCCAAGTACTGTGCTACTGCCCTGGAGGCGGTATCGTTAATCGATAATGACGAATTCATCTGGACCCACTCCATGGGGGCGACGCCAAGACTCTTGTTGGAGGCCCTGGCCAAACATGCGCTGACCCGCACCAACCTTACGTTATTACAATTGCATACCGAGCATGCCGAGTGCCTGAGTGGCCCTGAGCTTGAGGGGCATTTACGCCATCGCTGCTATTTTGGTGGCAAGCCGACCCGGGAATTGCTCGCCAGTGCCCGTGCCGACTATGTGCCGGTGTTTCTGTCTGAGGTGCCAAAGCTTTTTCGCCGCCGTGAGCAGCGTATCGACACTGCCATAGTGCAGGTGTCCCCGCCGGATAAGCATGGCATGTGCTCCCTGGGGATTTCGGTGGAGGCGACCCGAGCCGCCTGTGAGGTGGCGGGCAAGATTATTGCCCACATCAACCCCCGCATGCCCCGCACCCACGGCGACAGTTTTCTTCCGCTGACCCGTTTTGACGCCGTGTTTGAAGCCCCCATGGAGCTGCCGGAACATGCCCTTGCCACCACAGATGCCGTGAGTCAGGCCATTGGTCGCAATGTGGCGGCACTGGTGCGCGACGGCGACTGTCTGCAGATGGGGATTGGCGGTATTCCCGATGCCGTGCTGGGGTGCCTTGGCAATCACCAGCACCTTGGGGTACATACGGAGCTGTTTTCCGACGGCATCTTGAGCCTGGTGGAGCGCGGTGTGGTGGATAACAGCCGTAAACGCTTTGCCACCGGCAAGCTGGTGACGGGGTTTGCCCTGGGTAGCCGCAGGCTGTATGACTTTGTGGATGACAATCCCCAGGTGGCCTTTTTGGATATAGAGCAGGTCAATGACACTGCCATTATTCGCCGTAATCCGCAGGTGATGGCCATTAACTCGGCGCTGCAGGTGGATGTAACAGGTCAGGTATGCGCCGACTCCATAGGTACCCGGATTTATTCCGGTGTGGGTGGCCAGATGGACTTTATCCGCGGCGCCGGGCTCTCTGAGGGGGGCCGCTCTGTGATTGCCATGCCGAGCACGGCAGCCGGTGGCAAGCTATCCCGCATCAGCACAGTCTTGTCTCCGGGGGCTGGGGTGGTCACCACCCGTGCCCATGTGCACTATATAGTGACCGAATTCGGTGTGGCCTATATGCGTGGTAAATCGATTCGAGAGCGGGCCCGTTCCTTAATTGATATTGCCCACCCGGATTTTCGTGAGGCCCTGTCGCGGGAGACCCATGAGATGTGGGGACTGCTGCTCTGA